Within the Sebastes umbrosus isolate fSebUmb1 chromosome 5, fSebUmb1.pri, whole genome shotgun sequence genome, the region GAGAGTGATCTAAACATgcccacacagaaacacatatacacacacattacataTAACCATTTATACAATTCAGGCATTTGGATGTAGATTAAGAGAAATGTTGTACACCACTTATGATTACTCACGTTAATGGGTTCAGCCACACAAAACAAGACCAAGGTCGAGAATTCAACTGCTGCACAAAGCAGACTCCACGTTATCTTTGACACCtacataagaaataaaatacactttCAATTATATTAATAAACCTGAATAATTAGTATCCATTAGGTTTGTACACATAAGCAAAGACTGAGCCTACAAATGACATAGCATGTATAGCTATATGCTGATCTACATGGGCTTTTAcattagagagaaaaaaaatacatttttaaaaagacataaaacatttcagaaaaaaatatgcacTTATACAAAAATGCAAACCATAAACAGAAAATGCGTGCATGTAAATAACTCTCTATATAGTTTTTATTGTTAGTGGCGGGGTCTGCCatttcaacacgttctcaccccaactcgtcacatactttCTAACGCGCTGGGCACCCCAACTATGATGCTCCACTacagtcgcagtaaacatgtAGTTAACATTgcgaattaaaacaaaaacacttgcttaggtttagacaacaaaacctctttgttaggcttaggaaaaacaacatggtttggcttaaaatgactatgtttgtaaagtgaaagtgaaacttaacgtaaCCGTAAGAGAAGTCTTagacctgtgtttgttggacccagtgggctacctccgggtctgagaagtgaagccaatgcggaagggccttaaacttgtgttttttctaatagctagcagggggcgactcctcctgtttacaaaaagaagtctgattgtatagaagtctatgagaaaatgaccctacttctcacttgatttattacctcagtaaacattgtaaacatgagtttatggtctcaattgctagtttcaagtcttcttcaatacagcgtgatagaccataaagcagggtatactttagggtgtggctaccttgtgattgagaggtcgctaccacggcgttgtccagtctgggagttgtccgtgttttcgtcttagtactttaaccctttcacagtgtgttttcagttcatgaaagttaattgtaacatttttggttgcctgaaaacgTCTTATTTAGCGTTTGGTTTTACTTAGCtacaccctctcgtgtcacttatCACCTccagatggcgatggccaaaatgctgagctcgaggcttcaaaacgaaagtccacaaaccaattagtgacgtcacggtgactacatctaCTTACAATCTATGGTTGGACCCCTACACCACCCGTCTCACCCACCCTATGTCCCtacgctctttatacttcgtcaccacactcccccaccactttctctgagcgttcaAAATTTATGATTGACAGTTACTATGACAACACAAGCCCCCCAACTCATGCCTTACCCTATTTAGACGACGAGAAAATTGATTGTTGGTGAGGGTGGTCGCGAATATAATAGGCAGTACCTGAGGAGAgatagagcgagagagaaatTAATATTCTTATATAATTTTCTTTGGAAGGACTTTAGTGTGACAGCATTTATTGGGTGAAGTGAGTTTATATATTCCATATTGACTGCCACCATACAAATGACGACAATCTTCATCCCACAACATAACTAAGATAAATCAAGAGAAACGAGGAGTTGTGTAAATAGAAATGTTGGCGTTTACATATTAATGCATAGATTTCTGcacaatgtcaacaaaacatcTATGTGTCCCTCCTTACTCCGAATGTGTTGGGGGCCTCTGTTGGCTCAGGGGTTGTAGCAATACTTGGCATAGGGCTTGTAGTACTACTTGGCTCAGAGGTTGTAGTAATACTTGGCGTAGGGCTTGTAGTACTACTTGGCTCAGAGGTTGTAGTAATACTTGGCGTAGGGCTTGTAGTACTACTTGGCTCAGAGGTTGTAGCAATACTTGGCGTAGTGCTTGTAGTAGTACTTGGCTCAGAGGTTGTAGTAATACTTGGCGTAGTGCTTGGAGTAGTacttggtgttgttgttggtaatGATGTGGTTGTGCGTAGAGGGATGTTCTCATCCACTGGTTGCCAGAATGTGGCATAATTCTGAACGAATGTGACTCTGAAACATATCAGACAGGCACAGATGTCAATCATTTTGCCCCGCATTGTAATGCGTAATTTTGGAGGTCAGTCAAAGTGTACAAATACCTGAAAAAGATGCCATCGTCTATTTCCGTAGATGTCCAGTTAactcgaaataaagtctttcccCCATCGTTGCGTTGACTGACAGCCGAGTCCTGAGGAGAGAGACAAAAGCAGAAAATAAGGAAATGTTTAtcatacttacacgttttgttcagcaagataatcttcacaaatggacgcctcttttatgatttttgaagtgtaaatgcatcgccagaagtaaaaagctaacgttaggctatagacaaactacaccacagtcgcatgaaCGTGAGTTTACACGTTCCTATTCAAAACacccattgacctccagacgagggaaccagaattGCTAAATTGCTACCTCATttacgggttttaggactcattcctgtagcactctacgctatgattggccagtctgtgTTTGAGGGGCGTGAGTTATACGGGTCaattaaatgtgttaattaaaaTAGTAATGGAATGTGTGAATATTCAATGAATCAATTCAATGCATTTATTTCCTTTAATAATGATGAAATGGGATGGTTACTTACTGGTGAGCCATTGCACTGCAAGAGTCGAGTTCTATCAGACTCAAGAGCGATGAATCTTCCAACAGGAACATCGCTTCCGTTCTTTCGAGCCTGCAATATAAACCCCCTGAACTCTGTGGATTGCTTGCTCCGGAGAATAACTGGAAAATAGTATGAAGATTCATTGGGGAGAAGGTGGACgaacagaaaataaagacagagatAATAATAACCTTGCACTTAGTGAATGACCGCTGCAACAAAGATTGATAGTGATAAGCTTCCATCCAGAGTTCTCCGCACCTGTAATAGGGTCTCCCTCAATGACATCGATCTCAAAGGGCAGTCCAGTGTCCTGAACACCATGGCTT harbors:
- the LOC119488489 gene encoding putative ferric-chelate reductase 1, which produces MVSGIVNKHFKMWLWILIGLNIITKVHGYGSGLFNDPQSCESMLPYHGSHGVQDTGLPFEIDVIEGDPITVILRSKQSTEFRGFILQARKNGSDVPVGRFIALESDRTRLLQCNGSPDSAVSQRNDGGKTLFRVNWTSTEIDDGIFFRVTFVQNYATFWQPVDENIPLRTTTSLPTTTPSTTPSTTPSITTTSEPSTTTSTTPSIATTSEPSSTTSPTPSITTTSEPSSTTSPTPSITTTSEPSSTTSPMPSIATTPEPTEAPNTFGVRRDT